agatcttAAATCCTCTTGCTATTTGTTTACAGTATTCTTTTGCTTTATTCTTTGATCACCTTTAATTAACTTGAATCCTAGCATAATAGTCTTTCAAAAGGTCTTGAGAGAAGacttaacaacaaaaaatttcttatgaGAGGACTTTGCCATCTAAtattaaaatctcatttttgtatttttaaatctCTTGAACCCAGCAACTCATGAATTTtgagtttcaagtttcaacttcaATACTCTTGTATGCTCATCATGATAAGTAAATGAAGGGAAGAAGTCCAAGATTATTTGCAAAACCAGAAATAAATGGATATCAACCAATCATTTGGCCATATCATAACTATAGCAGGGAAAATATATGGTAGAAGTACACATAATATGCATTATAACTTAAATGTTTCAAAAAGAGGCAAATGTGCTAGGTAAAACGAACTTGATTTTAGatccaacaaaaaataagtAAGACAATTACATAGGGTATCTGTAATCAGTATGAATAACGAACtacataataatatttatacatACAAGCATGTGTACATATATatgaaagaatgagagagagagagagagagagagagcatactTCTAGAGCAATCACAGCATCAAACTTCCTGTCTTCCTCTACTAGCTTTTCTGTCCAAAAATCAAATTCAGAAAAACTTTATACCAGATTGCAATAATATGACACAACAAAACAATGTCAATTATGTTACTTAGTCTATGTCACATAGCCACTTAGTCCCACTTGAAAAGGGATGAAACCATCCATTGTAAAAGATGCCACAGCTTACAACAGAGAAGCAATGCAATTTGAATGCTCCATGGGAATGACATTACCATAAAGCCTGTCCTACAGAGGTAGTAAACAAGATTGGCACATACCAGCTGTTGTGCAACAGTACTCAATAGTTGAAGTCACTGGATCCAAATCCTGCGTGTTAACAAATTTCCATGTTAAAGTCTATACAATCtagaagaacaaaacaaaagtaatccttgaaaacccaaattgcaatttattaagatttttctCATAGATGAACGATACATTTTAACCAAGTTGTTAAGATCTCCAAAAGTTATTTCTGTTAGCAATTAGCAATCCAAGAATTAATCAGGAAATTATTGGAAATAATTCAGAAATACATTATCATAATATATTCTGCTCAGAAGAATTCAAGAATAtacaacaagaaaaaagaagcaaggagagagagagggtagCACCAAAAGATAGTTCCGAACATTATAGAATAATCATTCAAGATATTCTcaatccactaaaaaaatttcatacaccatttaaaataaaatttaaaaaaaaaaaaaaaaaaaaaggacataaGCTTCAAGAAAATATAGATTTAGAATCTGGGATGACAAGCTGACCTCAATTAGTTGGGAATTAAgggttaaaaaaattgaaaaaatcttTACTAGTCATCTTTGGCCCGCATAAGTACAAAACAATACAGTGGATTATAAGAGATTGTTGCAAAAATTGGAAACCAGGTTCACATTATCAAATAATTTCAGAATTTGTGCATATTACGATGTCAAAAAAATACCGTACACAAATATTTCCAGAAAAGAAAAGTCCTGGAATAAACCTCCGGTAACTTGCCACTCTGGCAGCTAAAATGAAAAAGGTAGCCTCTCctaaaaaattcacaatttagCTAAATACTTAATATCTAACTCTACCGTAACTACCTCCCACAGGCCCCCAGAAACTAGTTTCTAACAAGTgaactattctctctctctctctctctgatcaaTTATGAAATGCCAACACATCAGTCAGTGATTTGGTGCTTTCCAAATTCATGTCCACCTATGGGCATGAAAGTCAGCTAACATTTGGTGATTTGGATGGAAGATTTAAAGGGAAAAAGATCCAAAACAAATCTGAACAAAGTCCTAACATAAGAGAATGCTAAAGAGCTATCCCCAGAGAGGAAACGCTAATATTCAATGATTTGATACTTTTCAAATCCAATTCCAATCTAAGATATCACATTTTACATCAGAGAATGACCATACAGCATGAATGCGCGCAATCTTGATATTTTTCTCCACAGCATCAACTCCTGTTACAGTAGCTCCCATTCGAGCTAATGGCTGAACAAGCAAGAGAAGAGAGTAAATATGAGATGAAGACTACatctaattttaatatatatatatatagcagaaATCTAATGCCACTATATACAAACGCAAGTAATGTAAGGCAGCATAATATGCATCGACTAGTACAATTACATTTGCATTCCAATTGTGTCTACTTTCTGATTGCAGTGATGAATACATCCAGATATAGCCATATAGGTTGCATGGAAACATGATGGCATATGATTGAAGGACAACATGATGGCCTAGGTATAGAGTGCATGGAAAAGAAAGATTCTTCAAGCCAATTTCAAGTACTAGGTATTTTGAAGCTTTGTTATAGGGAGTAGAGTGTAAAATTCCAACTTGGACTCTCGGAGACCTGACATTTGACTGCTAACACTCACACACATTCATAttcttctatctctctcttttttctttttcattttcttttttcttttttttgggggggggggggggggggggaggctAATTATGAAATATAGGAATAGATCTTAAAAAAACTTTAGCGCCTTGACAGATGGTTATTATAAATAGGCCTTGTCCATAATTTCTTCTGAGATGATACTGGTAGCTAACAAGGATGTGCAACCAAAATAGACATGTTAGCATTCAAAATATTGTAAGAATACCTCTGAGAGAATTCCACCGCCACAACCAACATCAACTATTTTAAGCCCTTCAAAAGGTGTAGCACTGTTAGGATCCTTACTGAAACAAGGAAAACTAATCAGAATTTATTTGTGGGGGAGGTGGAAGTGAAATTGTTGTGGTACCATTACATACATGCATAACGATAAAAGAGAGAGCTGTGGGGAACAGCATATTTTCAATGAAAGCCCTAGCATGAATATCTTAATACTTATAAAAAGCGAAAGGACAATCTTTTATTATAGGCTGCAGTGAAAGTGCATACTCATAGATAAGTGCAATTTACATGCTAGATGAAACTAAAATGACAACTATCAGCGTCAGATTCTATGGTCTGGTTTTTATAAATGTCCTAATAAGGGTCATTTTCTTTATCTAGTCCAGTCATATACAGTCCTAACAAGGGTCTCTATATTCTTATCCAAATGTAGGACTTAAGAATAAAACATAGAGATATAATAGGAAAattaaaacagaaaaaagaattaaCTAAATTCCTCTCTCAGAAACCCTAGTCCAATTAAAAGAAGGTGAGAGATTTGCGAAAAGAAGGGGTGAAAAGAGGGCTAGAAAAGAACAAAGACATGATGAAGAGAGAAAGACAATAAGAGCTGATTGAACTAATGCAGTATCTCCAGGTTTCCAATAactaaaattgtaaattatcGAAAGCCCAATGGCATATGTTCTCTACATATTTAAAACCCTCTGCCCCTTACTTATAAGATAAATTTAACTCCCACATCAGTCACcatttaaacaacaatttgcGGGGTAACCACATTGTATACCCAAATTTAAACTACAGCTTAATAAGCAATCATACAACTAGCAAGACAAGTACTTGATGAACCTTATCCATTAAGCCTACCTAAATACGAGAATAGAGAGGCGAGGAATACCCAATGAACTACAACAACAGCAAAaccttagtcccaaaactttTAGTGTCGGCAATAAATCCTCAACAGACTAATCAGGGTCAACTGCATATATCTCCACCATTCTATTCTATCAAAAATCATACTTCCTACAACCTCCTTAATAAACATGTTCCTTTTATATCACTTTGACTAGTGTTATTTTAAGCTAGATGCACCAACACTTCATTTGGAGTGCCGTAGCCATGAAGTAACGGTCTCCTATCTattttatcatgttataatatttgaaaaattgcCCGTGTCGCCATATTGTACCATACTGTGTCCGTGCATCCTAGATTTTAAGTCTTCCTCTACCTCTAAGAGTACCCAATGAACTACAAAACCCAATATAAAACCAATAATTTATATTTCCAACAGAAACTTGGtggagtaaaaaaattatatacataatacatGTAATGTAAAGCAGAAAAATTTAACCGAAATGTCGACAAAGAGTGGAGCGAATGAAAGCAAGTCTTGTAGGATTCATCACATGCAATGGCTTAAATGGCCCCTCAGAATCCCACCTATTCATAACACCGAAGCTAagttaattcaaaatttcaagttgaaatttcttccattttcctcttcctctttttctcaccaaccaaacaaaggataaaaaaaaaaaaagaggaaataaaaaGGCTGACCAGGTTTCGGCAATGGAGGCGAATTTAGCGAGCTCGAGGTCTTTCAAAGAGGAAGCTCGTTGGAATCCTCCagtagaggaagaagaagaggcattGGAGAAGAGCTTATAGCTGAAGCTGAGGGGAGCTCGGTTAGGGTTAGAGAAGTGAGGAGAGCAAATGTGATTGTTGATGGAGATGGAGGAGCTTAGGGCTCTGAGATGGCTATGCCTTACGAGCTTAGAAGCCATGTTTGAATGAAGCTTGATGACcgaccaaaacaaacaaacaacaaggAATGAATTTTGGTTTTGGGGAAGAAAACTCAAGTCCAACCCGGGTTTTTTGTTATCCAAGGCGTCCCCATTGAGCACCGTCGACTCAGCGAGTTTCTCCAAACTCGCCGCCCAGAACTCGCTCTGACTCACCTCTCGGCCTTCTGCTCCTCCGCGAACCTCCTTTGCTTCCCCGATTAGCGCCGAGTCTCGAGAAGCACGACAAAGACTCAAACTTTGCTGGGTAAGCGGACCAGAACTTCACCAACTACGGCACCGATCGGTCGGCGGAGCCGACTCGTTCAATACCTACTCCAACAACCGGAACTTGCCAATGGACTCGTTCCGCCAATACAGCCGGGGCTCCACTGGTCACAACGACAAATTCGAAAAACAACGCATCGAACGGAAACGTGGTAGACCAGGGATTCAATGGCTACGCCACTGGCTCCACCGGCCGTTCCGGCGAGTTCGCGAAGTCCGACTCAGTCAATGCAGGTTGGATTTTCTCGGGAAAGTTAGAGAGGGAAatcaaacagagagagagaaagaaagagcagAAGTGAAAGTTTTTTGGTCTAATggcattttagtaattttgataattagtGAGTCGGGacttacccataataattgaattgatttggatttgggttaaaaaacaattaattaaatagATTTTAATGGGTAAATAAGTTTTATATACTCAACACAATTATGCCCACCTAAACCCACCCATTTACACCCCTAGCCTAAATTATGGTTTTGGGGAAGAAAACTCAAGTAGGAATTGCCATGGGCTTGgcctaaattattaaaaagggTAGGCTTTTAGAGCAtttagcagtggagctaaaaatttagcgaTTTGACACCTACAAAAGTCActatatttttaactatttaattaaaataatacaaaaaacttgttagaataataataacaactccCGTAGCAAACTTCAGTAACCAAtcacaaccacctctaccatcagccacaatcacacccacaaccaccaccaccgccaccagTAGTCCatagcagggaaaaaaaaacccaccaaccCAAATTCCCAATCTTTTTCCTCAactcaaaccaaacaaaatcaccaaaCCACAACAAAATCCACCTCCACTATCGCAGCACAACCAAACCATATCCACCATCATAGTAGCCTTAAGCTCAACCAAAAAACTAGCaaccaattgaaaaaaaaaaaaaaaaaaaaaaaaaaaaaaaaaaaaaaaaaactagaaatctCACCCTCAAGATACCCAAGCCAAGAGCACACAATACACAcaattagaaattttaaaacctaGATATGCAATCCAAAGAGACCCACACAACAACCATACACCACGACCCCAGTAACCCACCCACAAACCCAGCGGCGGAGTGGAGGAGAGGGAAGAAGAGCCTCAACAGTTTTGGCACTGAGACCACCCACAAACTGTTTCGGCATCGAACCCAACCACGATCAGCGATCATGGGTCTTGGTGTTTGAGACGGAGAAAGATTAAGAGACAGAGTAGAGGAAAAATGAGATAGCAAAGAGATAGGAGCGGAGAACGAAGAGATCAATTGGCGTTGTCGGCGTTGGGCAGGGGCTTGGGTCGGCGGTGAGTGAAGGAATTGAAGCTTGCAACGGGTAGAAATGgaaaaggaggagaaagaaaaaaaaaaaataaaatattctaacCATTAGTgtgaacacaaaataaaataatatattctttAGATATGCATTGGAGAggccaaatttttttgctatagCTCCCCTGCTGCAGCCatctttttttgtgttttggtgtaactaaaatagctatatagctatacACTGTTGCAAATTCTCTTTATTCAGCAAAAacatttattacaaaaaaattagaaaaataaagatcTAAAAATGGTATTTGTGAAAGTTGCTTGAAGAATCTTATGAAAACTATACTTTATCTCTCTATGTAAAGTTCATAAATCAAATCTATTTGCATTAAAGAATACACAACAaatcttacaaaaaaaaaaaaaaaattgctccaACAATATACAATATATCTTGCTAAAAAATAACAAAGgaaagtttaaaagaaaaaagaaaaaagaaaataaaaaagcaccCAAGgttcaaaatccaaaaagccTAGATATAAGTCTAAATACTGATTAATTTTTAGATACTTTCCGAGGATAGAGAATTGTGTTCTCTCATCTTACATTTATAGTATAGTTCACTCATTAAATTTATGTTGGGGTTCATTATGAATGTGAGAGTAATGAGCACAATTTTTCCGTGCTCCAGAAGTAGCTaagaatttttccaaaatacTAAATACATTTTCCTCATATTGATTGTCACAAAAAAAGACCCAACCAAGTTAGAGGAATAAGTGTCTTAAAAACTATACAATAGTGAGACATTATTGTATGCAACAGATTTTGCAAATAGTGTTAGAATACAAACATAAAAGCAGTTGGAAATCCATTCACCTGCAACAACTCTACACTTCAACCAAAATATGggaatataataatttttctattctaAATTCATGCATCATCCAAAGAGCTCTctcttttatctatttttacaaCTAAACCAAAAGAACCCGgatcaaaaccaaatcaaaccaaCCCCTTCCCACACAAATCAAAATCCACAACATTCAACACCCTTTTAGGGACTGAGTTACACTAGGGCCAACGGGAGCCATGCCCCCCCTCCCCCCtaaaaacagaaacaaatagaatataatttttttttaataaaaaactcacttcaatttaaaaaaaaaaaaaaatgtatgaaaattttaaagtgtttttgtaaggactcaatttgtaacgacccaaaatgatattgggttcgcacgtaaaaaggtccaaacaatatcatttgtagagcgtgggtttgaaaggctaggccttggtcaccggacgagGGTTAGTCGTCTTATTCGTACAGAATTAGGccgtgttcgctcgaggagtctttctccttgaggcggtctgggaggctatgattcttggcctttttttccAGCCACTTTATTTGGCGCatcaaccttcacattatatagcccttcttggttgatcttagccctccacttgttgatcaagcAGGTGCCTACTTCAGTACCCGTCCCATTAGCTGCCTCCCCctactttttgttagttgcgatgatcgaagtcaccctgTTCAGGcattttttctcattaatatggttaggacgttggcgggtgcatttaatgcggagaggatgtatttaccttgaaccagtttcgcaccgtacccccacgtgggtctcattctactcgcctctccttcagggggctttttgggggcagccttcaacgagatgttgctcttccctttgaagtcttggagtgccgaggacagggtcctCCTCGGCTGTGCCCCCGACATTTCGGCCTTTTCCTATTCGTCCTTGGCAAATACCCTCCTTGGCACGGGCCCTGGGCCCTAGTAGAAtgtgggccggatcataagtttCCTGGCCCACagttttaatataattaaaaataacaagatTACAAATAGATGgtaattttaataaatctcgcacccaaatttcttatttttgtgaaaataatacATGAAAATTATTAAGTGATTATAATATAATTCTATTTAAGGCATGCAgggaaataaatttattgttaaatccaaaataaaatacttatttggtatgataaataaatattgtctaGAGAGTTCTATTTTTTGTCACTTtgaattatgtttttaatatgtttagtttttataattttcttgagtacttaaattttattttcttcaatttcttgttAGGTTTCTTACTTTTATagtatttaattgatttatggGATAGAAAAGAGCGCAAAGTCACATAAGATATcagttgaaaagaaaattaattttttatatatatataatttttagagTGTGTTAATCCTTTAGTATATTCTACAAGTTTGTAGAATTGTGAGtggtaaataaatttattttttttgaaattaaactccaaaattttaagcaaagaaaaaattatctcataataagttaaaaatatattacaaataacATATTGTAGGGTCCTAATTTGGGGTCCAGGCCCAACAGGGATGGGGTTCTGGCCCAAGGAGCCttgaacaatgaatttgtagagagcaagttacagaactaggccctaacgaAGTGCGTATTAGTTAACATTGGGCCAtacaacaattgaaaataagGGAATCTCCTTCATGTCCATTAGATATACGTTCCAAGGAGACGTAGGGGATGTATCTCTGTTTCTGACCAAAAGCTATGGTTCTCACCCTCTTCTTCTGTTCTAAGTTCCTCCTTTTTTCAGtccccttcttcatggggactcccctctcttatatagcccccttGAAGTCATTAGAACCTTACATTTATTGATCATCTAGAgcttcacttgagtgcccgtcccatcggacatctcccccatctttctgtgagttgtagtagccaaggtaacactgtttccaagtcctctccacattaatacggccagaaaagtagctgtcatacatttaatgtggcagctgtagTCTTTCCATTAACATCCTACACTTTCTTCCCTCTTACGGGCTTGTAGGACTCATCCCTGCTACTAATACTCGTTGGAGTGAATCTTTATTACTGGCAGAGCgcatgtttgagccatatttggtacgtccgaggagacattcctcctcggaccaccttttAAACAATTTTGGGCCCATAAGAATTGGGCCAAGAGCCCTTTTGGTACCCACACCTTCTTCTCGGACGTGGTCGAATTCtatatggggcccaaggcccattgtatgatctggggactttacccctacaatagcccctcaaaattccgatTCTTTCCCTCTTATTcgaggagaaaaggcgggattttgacaCTTATGGGATCACTTATTGTAAATCCTTGTTTTACGCATGTGGAGGTACAGCCCCACGTGCCTCATTCCTGCTACTGGCATTTCGTAACCCACGAGGCGCTAATTATTGTGCTAGGCGGCTTTATGTCCTTCGAATCCAACAGTGGGGCGCCTGATCAACGGTTGATATTTTCCTAATTCTCTGGGCGGGAGTAAGCCCGTTTAGTTTCTCCCTACTATATAAGA
The sequence above is drawn from the Quercus robur chromosome 7, dhQueRobu3.1, whole genome shotgun sequence genome and encodes:
- the LOC126691577 gene encoding ubiquinone biosynthesis O-methyltransferase, mitochondrial-like isoform X1; this encodes MASKLVRHSHLRALSSSISINNHICSPHFSNPNRAPLSFSYKLFSNASSSSSTGGFQRASSLKDLELAKFASIAETWWDSEGPFKPLHVMNPTRLAFIRSTLCRHFGLKIVDVGCGGGILSEPLARMGATVTGVDAVEKNIKIARIHADLDPVTSTIEYCCTTAEKLVEEDRKFDAVIALELPEGTHEWSSFLTPEELVLILQRANITVREMAGFVYNPLTGRWSLSDDISVNFIAFGTKNCQ
- the LOC126691577 gene encoding ubiquinone biosynthesis O-methyltransferase, mitochondrial-like isoform X2 — its product is MASKLVRHSHLRALSSSISINNHICSPHFSNPNRAPLSFSYKLFSNASSSSSTGGFQRASSLKDLELAKFASIAETWWDSEGPFKPLHVMNPTRLAFIRSTLCRHFVDVGCGGGILSEPLARMGATVTGVDAVEKNIKIARIHADLDPVTSTIEYCCTTAEKLVEEDRKFDAVIALELPEGTHEWSSFLTPEELVLILQRANITVREMAGFVYNPLTGRWSLSDDISVNFIAFGTKNCQ
- the LOC126691577 gene encoding ubiquinone biosynthesis O-methyltransferase, mitochondrial-like isoform X4, with the protein product MASKLVRHSHLRALSSSISINNHICSPHFSNPNRAPLSFSYKLFSNASSSSSTGGFQRASSLKDLELAKFASIAETWWDSEGPFKPLHVMNPTRLAFIRSTLCRHFGLKIVDVGCGGGILSEPLARMGATVTGVDAVEKNIKIARIHADLDPVTSTIEYCCTTAEKLVEEDRKFDAVIALEDFWDSRK
- the LOC126691577 gene encoding ubiquinone biosynthesis O-methyltransferase, mitochondrial-like isoform X3, yielding MASKLVRHSHLRALSSSISINNHICSPHFSNPNRAPLSFSYKLFSNASSSSSTGGFQRASSLKDLELAKFASIAETCKDPNSATPFEGLKIVDVGCGGGILSEPLARMGATVTGVDAVEKNIKIARIHADLDPVTSTIEYCCTTAEKLVEEDRKFDAVIALELPEGTHEWSSFLTPEELVLILQRANITVREMAGFVYNPLTGRWSLSDDISVNFIAFGTKNCQ